A region from the Arthrobacter roseus genome encodes:
- the trpA gene encoding tryptophan synthase subunit alpha — MNLRSSPSLTAAALDKARAAGRTALIGYLPAGYPSIQESIDAGIALAENGADLIEIGIPYSDPVMDGPVIQEATNQALANGFAVADVFTVVAGIVRATDAPVLVMTYWNPVMRMGVDEFSRRLADAGAAGLITPDLIPDEAAEWMEASDRYDLDRVFLVAPSSTPERMAATVKASRGFVYAVSVMGITGARATVGEAAKAVVEAAHAAGAERVCVGLGVSRSEHVREIAAYAEGAIVGTALVSALSDGGVAAVGRLVADLSTGTAKEESQ, encoded by the coding sequence ATGAATTTGAGGTCCAGTCCCAGCCTGACGGCTGCAGCGCTCGACAAGGCACGCGCCGCGGGCAGAACAGCTCTCATTGGTTACCTCCCGGCGGGTTATCCCAGCATCCAGGAGAGTATCGACGCCGGGATAGCGCTGGCGGAAAACGGAGCCGACCTCATAGAGATTGGCATTCCATACTCGGATCCCGTGATGGACGGTCCCGTGATTCAGGAAGCCACAAACCAGGCGCTGGCCAACGGCTTCGCTGTAGCTGACGTTTTCACAGTGGTGGCTGGAATCGTCCGTGCTACCGACGCACCTGTTCTCGTCATGACGTACTGGAATCCGGTGATGCGTATGGGCGTCGACGAATTCTCCAGGCGGCTGGCTGACGCCGGTGCAGCAGGGCTCATCACTCCAGACCTCATCCCGGATGAAGCAGCTGAATGGATGGAAGCCTCCGATCGCTACGACCTGGATCGTGTCTTCTTAGTTGCTCCCTCGTCGACACCAGAGCGAATGGCGGCAACTGTGAAGGCCAGCCGCGGCTTCGTGTATGCAGTATCCGTCATGGGCATAACCGGCGCCCGCGCAACGGTCGGCGAGGCAGCCAAGGCTGTCGTAGAGGCAGCGCACGCTGCTGGAGCGGAACGGGTCTGCGTGGGTCTCGGAGTATCCCGATCAGAACATGTACGTGAGATTGCCGCATATGCGGAAGGAGCGATCGTGGGGACGGCACTCGTTTCTGCATTGTCCGACGGCGGTGTTGCCGCCGTGGGGCGTCTCGTCGCGGATCTCTCCACCGGCACAGCCAAAGAAGAGAGCCAATGA
- a CDS encoding NADH-quinone oxidoreductase subunit A, translating to MSPYTSVFVVVGVCLAAIGALYLLGRAISVSQQVIEVLPFHSGWMPREHALSRYHARWYPMTLVFLAFDVEMLFMYPWAVVVGQMGAEAVIEMFVFLGVLLAGVIWAWREGTFRWV from the coding sequence ATGTCCCCTTATACGAGTGTGTTCGTCGTCGTTGGCGTGTGTCTGGCGGCGATTGGTGCCTTGTATCTGCTTGGCCGTGCGATCTCCGTATCGCAGCAAGTCATCGAGGTGCTTCCGTTCCATTCGGGATGGATGCCCCGTGAACACGCGTTGTCCCGTTATCACGCCCGTTGGTACCCCATGACGCTGGTGTTTCTTGCTTTCGATGTGGAGATGCTGTTCATGTATCCGTGGGCCGTGGTTGTGGGGCAGATGGGAGCTGAAGCGGTCATCGAGATGTTCGTATTCCTCGGCGTGCTCCTCGCTGGAGTCATCTGGGCTTGGCGCGAAGGTACCTTCCGATGGGTTTGA
- a CDS encoding NADH-quinone oxidoreductase subunit NuoK — MTLQLVLLIAAALFAIGLYGALSQQVVVMVMMGIEVMINGVLLAGGALWFFLAPTPDGQTLLLVILAAMTVEMAMGFAVATVIHRSRNSDMTDAATELHG; from the coding sequence ATGACTCTGCAACTGGTGCTGCTGATTGCAGCCGCGTTATTCGCTATCGGTCTCTACGGTGCACTGTCCCAACAGGTCGTCGTGATGGTGATGATGGGCATCGAAGTGATGATCAACGGTGTACTCCTGGCCGGTGGGGCCCTCTGGTTTTTCCTTGCCCCGACGCCGGATGGTCAGACGCTGCTGCTGGTGATCCTCGCGGCGATGACGGTGGAAATGGCGATGGGCTTCGCTGTCGCTACAGTGATCCACCGGTCCAGGAATTCCGATATGACCGATGCTGCCACGGAGTTGCACGGATGA
- a CDS encoding NADH-quinone oxidoreductase subunit H, whose product MDSVNGALWMFILPFGLAAAALLAAAANAALDSRARGLTMTAGLFAPIREGARLLRQQRRTLPGADSLLWRIGGAGLVIAAVLKVLVIPFGGFTFADLPVGLVWFNAMDVLLWALWWLLGWGANSAWSLVGGYRFLAQALSYELPLMFALTAPAVGAGSLRLMDIQNAQSGLWFVVWMPVAFLVFAASVVAFSSWGPFQTATGGDAAGGVIGELSGVDRLVVLAGRYMILVAGAAFSVPLFFGGGSGPWLPAGVWVVVKTLVVVAVLLTVRRLFPTLRPERLAEIALVLIMPLVLVQVAVAAVIVAVNGGAL is encoded by the coding sequence ATGGATAGCGTCAATGGCGCCTTATGGATGTTCATTCTTCCGTTCGGATTGGCTGCGGCCGCGCTATTGGCCGCAGCGGCCAACGCCGCCCTGGACAGCCGTGCCCGAGGGTTGACCATGACAGCCGGCTTGTTCGCTCCGATTCGGGAGGGCGCGCGGCTGCTGCGCCAACAACGGCGAACCCTGCCTGGGGCAGACAGTCTCTTGTGGCGGATCGGTGGGGCCGGGCTTGTCATCGCGGCCGTGCTGAAGGTCCTGGTGATCCCATTTGGCGGCTTCACCTTCGCGGACCTGCCGGTGGGGCTGGTCTGGTTCAACGCCATGGACGTGCTGCTCTGGGCACTGTGGTGGCTTCTGGGGTGGGGTGCGAACAGTGCTTGGTCGCTCGTTGGCGGCTATCGTTTCCTGGCCCAGGCACTGTCATATGAGCTGCCGCTGATGTTCGCACTGACCGCACCGGCGGTTGGTGCCGGAAGCCTGCGCCTGATGGACATTCAGAACGCCCAGAGCGGTTTGTGGTTTGTGGTCTGGATGCCCGTCGCGTTTTTGGTCTTTGCGGCATCCGTGGTGGCGTTCTCTTCGTGGGGCCCGTTCCAGACCGCCACCGGAGGGGATGCAGCCGGTGGCGTGATCGGCGAGCTCAGCGGCGTAGACAGACTCGTGGTCCTGGCAGGGCGCTACATGATCTTGGTTGCGGGCGCAGCGTTTTCCGTACCGCTGTTTTTTGGCGGCGGCAGTGGACCGTGGCTTCCGGCTGGTGTGTGGGTGGTCGTGAAGACGCTGGTCGTCGTCGCCGTGTTGCTCACTGTGCGTAGGCTGTTCCCAACTCTGCGGCCGGAGCGCCTTGCGGAGATCGCTTTGGTGCTGATTATGCCTCTGGTCCTCGTCCAGGTGGCTGTTGCTGCCGTCATCGTGGCCGTGAATGGAGGGGCCCTGTGA
- a CDS encoding M23 family metallopeptidase — translation MVCSRAASPNPVGGVGTTGNSTGCHLHFEVMENGQTVDPAPFI, via the coding sequence CTGGTATGTTCGCGGGCCGCTTCGCCAAACCCCGTCGGCGGCGTAGGGACAACGGGGAACTCCACCGGTTGCCACCTGCATTTTGAGGTCATGGAAAATGGCCAGACCGTTGATCCCGCGCCGTTCATCTGA
- a CDS encoding NADH-quinone oxidoreductase subunit J — protein sequence MISAVLFWFLSVLAVASAAAVFIVNSMARASYALAVSFIAVGAIIVQLHLDYIGVITILMMVMEMAIMAVFMVMYMGMNPALMPMDMTHNKHRSAVIAVVVFIILAAGALLIPWPERTEVPTGNVTASLGEALMGSKMLVMLTISPVLFATIVASLVLTNPRGRYDRRGDNLDRRGADGRSEPEDPIRGGLGR from the coding sequence GTGATTTCTGCCGTCTTGTTTTGGTTCCTCTCAGTTCTGGCCGTTGCGAGCGCAGCGGCCGTGTTCATCGTCAATTCGATGGCCCGAGCGTCCTATGCCTTAGCTGTTTCCTTCATCGCCGTCGGCGCGATCATAGTCCAGCTGCACCTGGACTATATCGGGGTGATCACCATTTTGATGATGGTGATGGAGATGGCGATCATGGCCGTGTTCATGGTGATGTACATGGGGATGAATCCGGCGCTGATGCCGATGGACATGACCCACAACAAACACCGGTCCGCCGTGATCGCGGTGGTCGTGTTCATCATCCTGGCAGCCGGAGCGCTGTTGATTCCGTGGCCCGAACGGACGGAGGTGCCGACCGGGAACGTGACGGCATCGCTGGGGGAGGCCCTGATGGGATCGAAGATGCTGGTGATGTTGACAATCAGTCCGGTGCTGTTCGCCACGATCGTAGCCTCCCTAGTGCTGACAAATCCGCGGGGTCGCTACGACCGGCGCGGGGATAACCTCGACCGGCGAGGCGCCGACGGACGGTCCGAGCCCGAGGACCCGATCCGGGGAGGACTGGGTCGATGA
- the pyk gene encoding pyruvate kinase translates to MRRAKIVATFGPAIGTFEKTLQAIQAGVDVARLNMSHGEYSTHAQNLANVRKASEELNRPVGVFADLQGPKIRLGRFTDGPHILDAGDRFTITIDDIEGTRDICSTTFKGLPQDVEVGDRLLINDGKVELRAVDVTDRQVVTEVITGGEVSNNKGINLPGVAVNVPALSQKDEDDLRWALRAGVDMIALSFVRNASDIDRVHEIMDEEGGRLPVIAKIEKPQAVDALEEIIDAFDSIMVARGDLGVELPLEQVPLVQKRAVDLARRWAKPVIVATQVLESMIESPTPTRAEASDCANAVLDGADAVMLSGETSVGQYPIETIETMARIISATEDHGLERIPPLGTLPRTRGGAITRAAVEIADQLDAKFIVAFTQSGDSARRLSRLRPFKPVLGFTPLKHTYNILTLVWGVQPRLVDYADHTDKMTAQVDESLQAEGLADVNDLVVIAAGSPPGQAGSTNSLRIHRVGDIADAGQLLDGSRNQTQSREKVGPWRTKQQAAEDHPDGSRGRDAH, encoded by the coding sequence ATGAGACGCGCAAAGATTGTGGCCACTTTCGGACCAGCCATCGGGACCTTCGAGAAGACCCTCCAAGCGATTCAGGCCGGTGTGGACGTAGCCCGGTTGAACATGAGCCACGGCGAGTATTCAACGCACGCTCAGAACTTGGCCAATGTCCGCAAAGCCTCGGAGGAGCTCAATCGCCCCGTCGGGGTCTTCGCAGACCTGCAGGGACCCAAGATCCGTTTGGGAAGGTTTACCGACGGCCCTCATATTCTGGACGCCGGAGACCGGTTCACCATCACCATCGACGATATCGAGGGCACCCGCGACATCTGCTCAACTACGTTCAAGGGCCTGCCCCAGGATGTCGAGGTTGGCGACCGCCTACTCATAAATGACGGCAAGGTGGAACTACGCGCAGTCGACGTCACTGATCGACAGGTCGTCACCGAGGTCATCACCGGGGGAGAGGTATCCAACAACAAGGGCATTAACCTGCCCGGTGTTGCGGTCAACGTCCCTGCGCTCAGCCAGAAGGACGAAGACGACTTACGGTGGGCCTTGCGTGCAGGAGTCGACATGATCGCCCTGTCCTTCGTGCGCAATGCCTCTGACATCGACCGTGTCCACGAGATCATGGACGAGGAAGGCGGTCGCCTGCCTGTCATCGCGAAGATCGAGAAGCCGCAGGCTGTGGATGCTCTCGAGGAGATCATCGACGCCTTCGATTCGATCATGGTCGCCCGTGGCGACCTCGGTGTTGAGCTGCCTCTGGAACAGGTTCCGCTGGTTCAGAAGCGTGCCGTCGATCTGGCACGCCGTTGGGCGAAGCCTGTCATCGTCGCGACTCAGGTGCTCGAATCGATGATCGAATCGCCCACACCGACCCGCGCCGAAGCCTCGGACTGCGCCAACGCCGTTCTCGACGGTGCCGACGCAGTCATGCTCTCCGGCGAAACATCGGTGGGACAGTACCCGATCGAGACCATTGAGACGATGGCGCGCATCATCTCCGCCACTGAGGACCACGGGCTAGAGCGCATCCCGCCGCTGGGCACTCTTCCCCGTACCCGTGGTGGGGCTATCACCCGTGCGGCCGTGGAGATCGCCGACCAGCTGGATGCCAAGTTCATCGTCGCGTTTACTCAATCCGGAGACTCGGCGCGTCGCCTCTCGCGGTTGCGTCCCTTCAAACCCGTTCTTGGGTTCACCCCGTTGAAGCACACCTACAACATTTTGACCCTGGTCTGGGGAGTGCAGCCGCGGCTGGTTGACTACGCCGACCACACCGACAAGATGACTGCCCAGGTCGATGAGTCGCTGCAGGCCGAAGGTTTGGCTGACGTCAACGACCTGGTCGTAATCGCTGCCGGTTCCCCTCCCGGACAGGCGGGCTCGACGAACTCTCTGCGAATCCACCGGGTGGGGGACATTGCCGATGCGGGACAGTTGCTGGACGGCAGCAGGAACCAGACGCAGTCGAGGGAGAAGGTCGGTCCTTGGCGGACCAAACAGCAAGCTGCCGAAGACCACCCTGACGGCTCGCGCGGACGCGACGCTCACTAA
- a CDS encoding ANTAR domain-containing response regulator — protein MTEAPAEDTSTPARRVVVAEDETLIRLDIVEILTGEGFEVVAEADNGEKAVELVREHRPDLVLMDVKMPIMDGITAAETIVKERIAPVVLLTAFSQKELVERAREAGAMAYVVKPFGPDDLIPAIEIALSRHEEIIALEKEVDDLQEQFATRKLVERAKSVLTAKMGLTEPEAFRWIQKTSMDRRLSMREVAETIIAQVK, from the coding sequence ATGACCGAAGCCCCAGCCGAGGACACGTCGACGCCGGCGCGCCGGGTCGTTGTCGCCGAGGACGAAACCCTCATTCGGCTGGACATCGTCGAGATCCTCACCGGCGAGGGGTTCGAGGTTGTGGCTGAAGCCGACAACGGCGAGAAAGCCGTCGAACTGGTCCGTGAGCACCGCCCCGATCTGGTCCTTATGGACGTCAAGATGCCAATCATGGACGGGATCACCGCCGCCGAAACCATCGTGAAGGAGCGCATCGCCCCGGTCGTGCTGCTGACCGCCTTCAGTCAGAAGGAGCTCGTCGAACGAGCCCGTGAGGCTGGCGCGATGGCCTACGTCGTCAAACCGTTCGGCCCTGATGATCTGATCCCGGCCATCGAGATCGCTCTGTCCCGCCACGAGGAAATTATCGCCCTCGAAAAGGAAGTCGATGACCTGCAAGAGCAGTTCGCCACCCGCAAGCTGGTCGAGCGGGCAAAGTCCGTACTGACCGCGAAGATGGGACTCACCGAGCCCGAAGCCTTCCGATGGATTCAGAAGACCTCGATGGACCGCCGGCTGAGCATGCGCGAAGTTGCCGAGACGATCATTGCCCAGGTGAAGTAA
- a CDS encoding proton-conducting transporter membrane subunit produces MTTALLSAIGLPAAAGVLLLLAGRQIGRGARALSITIASLTLAAAVAAAVTAPAVVLPFVSPDGAALAVNGQGAVLLPTVAAVVLLVLLFASAEGLRPAARFHGLMLLFTAAVMVTITATSLPALLAAWEIMGATSYALIGFRWQEAPTMPAGLVAFAVTRAADLGLYAAAGAAVIAGAGWRLDELAAAESPWLHVIAAGVLIAGLGKAAQLPFSFWLSRAMEGPGPVSALLHSAAMVAMGGYLLLRLEPLLLASGWAGPVAAWIGAATAIVLGIVALNQTDLKQLLAASTAAQLGFVVLAAGLGATAGGTAQLVAHAATKALLFLVAGAWLTAVGSKQFPALRGIGKRWPLAGATFLLGALSLAGLPPLSLWWAKDAILAVALRSNPSLYAAGLIGAALAAAYSAKMIAVVWAAPSRLERADIERRLWDTEQPGTHYISPAVTVPLIVLAVAAAVLGVLAVPGLSESFRALLNAQSEAESTAWELVASAVIAIVVVVLVFRRGTPRFAAAKGWFGLERIARSVLVRPMFRTGEALVRVDEHLNAAVIGSGRLLERAAAGAGLLDERVNAVVHDSSQVMDGVAAGTNVLDRAVSRMLGLITRGTASLGRLARRAQTGAIADYYAGAAVVTVAAFILLIVVR; encoded by the coding sequence ATGACGACGGCGCTCCTGTCCGCCATCGGCTTGCCCGCCGCTGCAGGCGTTCTTCTCCTGCTCGCTGGCCGCCAGATCGGCCGCGGAGCCCGCGCACTGTCTATCACTATCGCAAGCCTCACCCTCGCAGCGGCGGTTGCCGCCGCGGTGACGGCGCCGGCCGTGGTTCTACCGTTCGTTTCGCCGGATGGCGCAGCTCTGGCTGTTAACGGCCAGGGCGCGGTCCTGCTGCCAACGGTGGCCGCGGTGGTCCTGCTTGTGCTTCTTTTCGCCTCCGCCGAAGGCCTTCGACCAGCCGCCCGATTCCATGGGCTCATGCTCTTGTTCACCGCCGCGGTGATGGTCACCATCACGGCAACGTCGTTGCCTGCGTTGCTCGCGGCTTGGGAGATCATGGGCGCCACTTCCTATGCCTTGATCGGATTCCGCTGGCAGGAAGCACCCACCATGCCGGCGGGCCTGGTGGCGTTCGCCGTGACCCGTGCTGCGGATCTGGGTCTCTACGCCGCCGCCGGGGCCGCCGTCATCGCCGGGGCTGGCTGGCGCCTGGACGAACTCGCTGCCGCAGAGAGCCCATGGCTGCACGTCATCGCCGCGGGCGTGCTCATCGCGGGACTGGGAAAGGCGGCGCAACTGCCGTTCAGCTTCTGGCTGTCTCGTGCCATGGAAGGGCCAGGCCCCGTTAGCGCGCTGCTGCACTCCGCCGCGATGGTCGCAATGGGGGGATACCTCCTGCTTCGACTAGAGCCGCTGCTGCTGGCCTCCGGCTGGGCCGGTCCCGTGGCAGCATGGATCGGCGCCGCAACTGCGATCGTGCTCGGAATCGTCGCGCTAAACCAAACCGATCTCAAACAGCTACTCGCCGCCTCGACGGCCGCTCAACTCGGTTTCGTCGTTCTGGCTGCCGGGCTGGGAGCCACCGCGGGCGGCACGGCGCAGCTGGTCGCGCACGCCGCTACCAAGGCGCTGCTTTTCCTTGTCGCCGGGGCGTGGCTTACCGCCGTGGGCTCGAAGCAGTTTCCTGCGCTGCGCGGCATTGGCAAACGCTGGCCTCTGGCAGGGGCTACCTTCCTGCTCGGGGCGCTGTCCCTTGCCGGGTTGCCGCCGCTGTCGCTGTGGTGGGCAAAAGACGCCATCCTCGCCGTCGCCCTGCGCAGTAATCCTTCCCTCTATGCGGCGGGTCTTATTGGTGCCGCATTGGCCGCCGCCTATTCAGCGAAGATGATTGCCGTTGTCTGGGCCGCGCCGTCCCGGCTGGAACGAGCGGACATTGAACGAAGACTGTGGGATACGGAACAGCCGGGCACCCACTACATTTCCCCGGCAGTCACCGTTCCCTTGATCGTCCTGGCCGTCGCGGCGGCCGTGCTCGGCGTTCTTGCCGTGCCGGGTTTGTCCGAGTCGTTTCGGGCGCTGCTGAACGCTCAGTCGGAGGCCGAAAGCACTGCTTGGGAACTGGTGGCTTCCGCGGTGATCGCCATTGTTGTGGTTGTTCTCGTGTTTCGCCGCGGTACGCCGCGCTTCGCAGCAGCTAAGGGCTGGTTCGGGCTTGAACGGATCGCGAGGTCGGTGCTGGTGCGTCCCATGTTCCGCACTGGGGAGGCGCTGGTACGCGTCGATGAGCACCTCAATGCTGCGGTCATCGGCTCCGGCCGTTTGCTGGAGCGTGCCGCCGCGGGAGCAGGATTACTCGATGAGCGCGTCAACGCCGTGGTTCACGATTCGAGCCAGGTAATGGACGGGGTTGCCGCGGGAACGAACGTGCTGGATCGTGCCGTGAGCCGCATGCTCGGGCTCATCACACGCGGCACGGCCTCGCTTGGCCGGCTGGCCCGGAGAGCGCAGACCGGTGCTATCGCTGATTATTATGCCGGTGCCGCTGTTGTCACCGTCGCCGCATTTATCCTTCTGATCGTCGTGAGGTAA
- the lgt gene encoding prolipoprotein diacylglyceryl transferase: MTHLPLSIPSPSWSGFEIGPLTVHAYALCILLGILLAMWMTAKRWKGRDGNPDVIYDICIWAIPFGIVGGRLYHVVSSPDAYFGPDGDLALIPQIWLGGLGIWGAVALGALGAWIGCRRAGVRLSDFLDAAAPGVLLAQAVGRWGNWFNQELFGGPTDLPWGLEIDPGHPNFPAGAEAGTLFHPTFLYESLWNLAGVAILLLLDKKFRLGGGRLFWLYVAYYTLGRVWIEALRIDDAEMLTFFGLTQRLNVWVSVVVFVLAIAAYVFLTLRKPQSEGVDSPDIPGNVESEKASAGDESPTPDAPRVPTSKDG, from the coding sequence ATGACACACCTGCCACTCAGTATTCCCAGCCCAAGCTGGAGCGGGTTCGAGATTGGACCCCTCACGGTGCACGCCTACGCTCTCTGCATCCTTCTCGGCATTCTTCTGGCCATGTGGATGACAGCGAAAAGGTGGAAAGGCAGGGACGGCAATCCCGACGTCATTTACGACATCTGCATCTGGGCGATCCCTTTCGGCATCGTTGGAGGTCGTCTCTACCACGTCGTGTCGTCGCCGGACGCTTACTTCGGTCCAGACGGAGACCTCGCACTGATTCCGCAGATCTGGTTGGGCGGGCTCGGGATCTGGGGTGCTGTGGCGCTGGGTGCCTTGGGCGCATGGATCGGCTGTCGACGAGCCGGTGTACGGTTGAGTGATTTTTTGGATGCAGCGGCCCCTGGAGTGCTTTTGGCACAGGCAGTAGGGCGCTGGGGTAACTGGTTCAATCAAGAATTGTTCGGCGGGCCAACGGACCTGCCGTGGGGCCTGGAGATTGATCCGGGTCATCCGAACTTCCCCGCAGGGGCAGAGGCCGGAACGTTGTTCCACCCTACGTTTCTCTACGAATCACTGTGGAACCTAGCCGGGGTCGCCATTTTGTTGCTGCTGGACAAGAAGTTCCGGTTGGGCGGCGGCCGTCTGTTCTGGCTGTATGTCGCCTACTACACGCTGGGCCGCGTGTGGATCGAAGCACTGCGCATCGACGATGCAGAAATGTTGACATTCTTCGGTCTTACACAGCGACTAAATGTGTGGGTGAGCGTCGTGGTTTTTGTGCTTGCCATAGCCGCTTATGTTTTCCTGACCCTTCGAAAGCCGCAGTCCGAGGGCGTCGATAGCCCAGACATCCCTGGCAACGTCGAATCTGAGAAGGCTTCAGCCGGAGACGAGAGTCCTACCCCTGATGCGCCACGCGTTCCAACAAGTAAAGACGGTTAG